AGCTTTGGTACAACAGAGGCTGCTTGTTATAGGCACGCTGATAGAAGTTATGGCCTAATTCGTGGTGAATAACGGCGAATTCTTCCCCTGTTTTCTGGATACACATCTTAATACGCAGGTCGTCTACGTTGTCCAGGTTCCAGGCAGAAGCGTGGCACACAACGTCGCGATCAGCGGGTTGTTGGAACATCGAGCGCTCCCAGAAAGTCTCTGGTAGAGGTTCAAATCCCAAGCCTGTAAAGAAAGCTTCCGCTTGCTTAACCATTTTGATTTCGTCATAGCCGTTGTCTTCCAATGCTTTGGTCACATCAATGACTTTCATTTCCTGCTCTGGCTTAACAACATCATAGATATTGGACCACGTTTGTGCCCACATATTGCCAAGCAGGTGAGCTGGAATAGGCTTATCTTGTGGAACAATATCTGTGCCGTAAGTTTCACCCAGTTCAGCTCTTACGTGGCAGTGAAGTGCATCATAAAATGGCTTTACTTGCCCCCATAGACGATCAAGCTCTGCTTCAAAGTCGTCAGATTTCATGTCATATTTGCCGCGCCAAAGCTCACTGATATCAGCAAAACCAAGCTCTTGAGCTCCCTTGTTCGCGATTTCAACTTCTTCCATATAAAGAGGTTTCATGGGAACAGAGACTTCTCGCCAACCTTTCCAAAGCTCCAACAGTAATTCTGGGTCGCGTTGAGTCGCCATAATGGAACTCATTTCTGTCAGAGTCATACATTTCTTGTTGTCACCGTCGCCTTGGCAGTATTTTCCAGAGCCATACATGCCTTCCAGGTCTGTCTGAATTTGAGCTAAACGCTCAGATTGCTTGGCATCGGACGGTGGTGGTAATACCAGGGAATGACGCAACAAGTCCAACATACGACGAGTGTCAGCGTCTACTTCTACATTGTTGAATCTGGCCGATTCTTTAGCCATTTCAGAAGCTTTGCTGGAAACACGCTCACCAAGATAAGCCGAAACATTGGCTGTATCCTGATTAATATAGGTTTGATAAGCCCACGCTGCTTGAGCTGCTGGTAAGGAAAGCTTATTTAATTCTTCCTGAGATTGTTTCAGAAACTCTTTTGCTTCTGCCGCAGTAGCTTGAGGGGAAACTTTGGCACTTGTGTCGTTTTTAGGTGATTGTTCAGAGCATGCTGAGAGACCGAGCACTGCGCTGATAAGCAGTGCCAGGCTGGAGGATTTTGCTTTTATCATAATATTAATAATCCTGAGTTGTTGCTGTATTCTATCGTCGAAGTGATGAGTGAACCCTTGTGTCTTTTAGATAACAGTTAACAGGTTAAAACCGAAAATTAATGTTACCTTCACTCTCCTCGACATTCCCATGTATTAAAATAATCGGCCAGTATAATCAAAAAACGACGGATAAACAGACTTTGTATGTAAGCGGTGATTAATTTGCGATAAGTAGCGCAAATAATGAGATAGGGACTTTTATTTTTTACGGAATTTATTGAGGTTGAGGGCGTTTACCCTGAGGCTTGGATCTTATGGCGATAGGTTAGGCATCTACAGACTTGCACTTTCGTAAACATGCCTATAGAGTCAGGTGGATATGATTGGATTTTGTATTGCTCTGTGAACACGAAAAATAAAATTCTTAATGCTGCCGAATTGTTGTTCTCTGAACTGGGATTTGACAACACATCACTGCGCTCGATTACCAGTAAAGCGGATGTAAACCTCGCATCAGTGAACTACCACTTTGGTTCCAAAAAAGAACTTATTCAGGCGGTTCTTGATCGATATCTTGGTGTATTGATGCCGGAAGTGGATAAACGCATCAATCTTCTCTCTGAGCACCACCCTAATGCTAATGCAGAAAATTTGTTTGAGTTGATGGTTGAGCCGCTTTTAATGCTTGATTCGGTAAGGCCCAATGGTACTCGTACTTTTGTGCAGTTATTCGCGAAAGCTTACTATGAATCTCAAGGGCACGTGCGCAAGTACATCAATATCCATTACGGCGATGTTATGAAACGTTTTAATGGAGCCTTGTATGCCACGGTTCCTCATTTACCTAAAGAAGAAGTGTTTTGGCGTTGGCATTTTGCTTTGGGATCTTGTGTTTTCACAATGGCTTCAAGCCGGGCATTAACGGATATCGCTGCGGCAGATTTTCACGAGAAGATGGATATAGCTGAACTGATCCGCAAGGTTATCCACTTTGTTGCTGCGGGTTTTGCTGCGCCTGGCGCGGTGAACATCAAACTATATCCCGAGAGAGATATAGCCTGATGTAATTGGCGTTTTCTTTTAGTGTTGACTCAATGAGATTAAGTCAACATATGGTTTACTCGTATAAACCTAAATGCGCTTTGGCATAAGCCTCAAAGTCAGTAAATCCTCCGATATGTTCTTGATCCAAAAAGATTTGAGGTACGGTTTCTACCGGTTTACCCACGGTTTTTTCCAAATCAGCCTTGCTGATACCTTCTTTTTGAATGTCGATATAGCGAAATTTGAAGTCATCGCGCTCTTCACTTAACTTTGTTGCTAAATCTTTTGCTCTTACACAATAAGGGCATCCTTCACGTCCAAAAATGACAGCGTACATTGTTTTCTCCCGGTTTTTTCTTACAGTCATATAAGAAGAATCATCATTTAATGTGACTATTCTAGTTCATGTATTTCAATGGAAAAGACGATTAATTCGATTTAATTCATCAGTAATTACGATTAACCGGAGATTGACGCATTTTTGATAGGTTGCCGGGCAAATGATTGTATTTTCTGGCACATCTTTTATATTGGTGCGCAATAAAAATCATTATAAAGACCCTTTATGGCACCAATAATGTTAGATCTCACCGGATATGAGCTGACTCCGGAAGAAAAAGAGATCCTTGAACACCCCTTGGTAGGTGGAGTCATTCTGTTTACTCGCAATTATCACGATGTCACACAAGTAAGAGAACTTGTTCGGCAAACTCGCGCAGCGGCACGAAATGAATTGCTGTTCGCTGTTGATCATGAAGGGGGGCGTGTACAACGTTTTCGTCAGGGGTTTAGTGCCATTCCTGCAATGGGAAGTTTGCAGAATTCCTTTCCTGAAGATATCAATACGGCCTGTCAGTATGCCAAAAGCTTTGGTTGGTTGATGGCAGCTGAAGTGCAAGCTGTTGATATTGATATTAGTTTTGCGCCGGTACTGGATATTCACGGTATCTCAGAAGTGATTGGCGACAGAAGCTTTAGCGACAACCCGCAAGATATCATTTCAATAGGCGCAGCTTTTATTGAAGGGATGCGAGAAGCGGGCATGAAGTCAACAGGCAAGCATTTTCCGGGTCATGGTAATGTCCTGGAAGATTCCCATATTGCTATCCCTGTTGATAAGCGAGCGAGAGGAGATGTTTTCAACATTGATATGTCTGTATTTAAAGCCGTTCATGAGCAGGGACTGTTGGATGCCGTGATGCCAGCGCATGTGATTTATCCAGACGTGGACGACATGCCGGCGGGTTTTTCTGAGGTTTGGATTAAACAGATTTTGCGTCAACAGCTAGGGTTTGATGGTGTTGTCTTTTCAGATGATTTAGCGATGGAAGGTGCGACAGGCATTGGTAGCTTTACTCAACGTGCTGAAGCGGCATTTAACGCGGGTTGTGACATGGCATTGGTATGTAATCACCGAAAAGGCGCTATTCAGGTGTTGGATGAGTTATCCCATGATTATATCAACGCAACGTCAAACAGACGTTTAGCGACTATGTTGATGTCACAAAGAGCGGATAATAAAGCTTGGGCTCAGCTACAACAGTCCACCCGCTGGAATGAAGCCCAGAAGCAGTTAGAGAAGTATCATGAGCAATAATAAAGACGTTGAACCTGTATCGAATCGCTCTGAGCCTGAAAATTCGGGAGAACCAGAAAGCAGGGGAAAAATATCCTTTAGCTTTTGGGTGATTGTTTCTGCCTTTATTGCATCCACTGTTTTAGGATTGGGAACCAGCGCTGCCGGATTCGATACACCTATTGCCTGGACTGCGGCGATAACCCTGTTCACGGCCATTCTTTGGGTCACTGAAGCGTTACCTATTCCGGCTACTTCTCTCATCCCCTTTTTTGCCTTTCCCTTAACCGGAGTGCTCAGCCATAGTGAGGCGGCATCGTCATTGGGAAGTCATGTCATTATTCTGTTGATGGGCGCGTTTATGCTCTCTAAGGGCATTGAGAAGTCGAATGTTCATCAGCGCTTTGCTTTATATATGATCCGGATTACTGGCGGACAAAGCGCCAAACGCTTGGTTTTTGCCTTTATGATCACCGCCGCGGCTCTTAGTATGTGGATATCTAACACCGCTACAACCCTGATGTTACTGCCCATTGCGCTAGCGGTTCTACAACCTATCAATAATCCCAGAGTGGCGATTGCCATCCTGCTGGGTATTGCCTATGCCGCCAGTTTGGGAGGCGTGGGTACGCCAATTGGTACGCCGCCAAACATCATTTTTATGAGTGTTTATCAGGAACATACGGGAACAGAGATTAACTTTATTGAA
Above is a window of Paraneptunicella aestuarii DNA encoding:
- a CDS encoding M2 family metallopeptidase — its product is MIKAKSSSLALLISAVLGLSACSEQSPKNDTSAKVSPQATAAEAKEFLKQSQEELNKLSLPAAQAAWAYQTYINQDTANVSAYLGERVSSKASEMAKESARFNNVEVDADTRRMLDLLRHSLVLPPPSDAKQSERLAQIQTDLEGMYGSGKYCQGDGDNKKCMTLTEMSSIMATQRDPELLLELWKGWREVSVPMKPLYMEEVEIANKGAQELGFADISELWRGKYDMKSDDFEAELDRLWGQVKPFYDALHCHVRAELGETYGTDIVPQDKPIPAHLLGNMWAQTWSNIYDVVKPEQEMKVIDVTKALEDNGYDEIKMVKQAEAFFTGLGFEPLPETFWERSMFQQPADRDVVCHASAWNLDNVDDLRIKMCIQKTGEEFAVIHHELGHNFYQRAYNKQPLLYQSSANDGFHEAIGDTIALSITPKYLKGIGLVDEIPDASNDIGMLLKTALDKIAFVPFGLLVDKWRWGVFSGKIKPEDYNKYWWELREQYQGVASPVERPADAFDPGAKYHIPGNTPYSRYFLAHILQFQFHRALCEIAGDEGPVHRCSIANNKEAGAALNKMLMMGQSKPWQEALEVLTGKPEMDATAILDYFAPLKTWLDEQNKGRQCGW
- a CDS encoding TetR/AcrR family transcriptional regulator; this translates as MNTKNKILNAAELLFSELGFDNTSLRSITSKADVNLASVNYHFGSKKELIQAVLDRYLGVLMPEVDKRINLLSEHHPNANAENLFELMVEPLLMLDSVRPNGTRTFVQLFAKAYYESQGHVRKYINIHYGDVMKRFNGALYATVPHLPKEEVFWRWHFALGSCVFTMASSRALTDIAAADFHEKMDIAELIRKVIHFVAAGFAAPGAVNIKLYPERDIA
- a CDS encoding GrxA family glutaredoxin, with protein sequence MYAVIFGREGCPYCVRAKDLATKLSEERDDFKFRYIDIQKEGISKADLEKTVGKPVETVPQIFLDQEHIGGFTDFEAYAKAHLGLYE
- the nagZ gene encoding beta-N-acetylhexosaminidase, which gives rise to MAPIMLDLTGYELTPEEKEILEHPLVGGVILFTRNYHDVTQVRELVRQTRAAARNELLFAVDHEGGRVQRFRQGFSAIPAMGSLQNSFPEDINTACQYAKSFGWLMAAEVQAVDIDISFAPVLDIHGISEVIGDRSFSDNPQDIISIGAAFIEGMREAGMKSTGKHFPGHGNVLEDSHIAIPVDKRARGDVFNIDMSVFKAVHEQGLLDAVMPAHVIYPDVDDMPAGFSEVWIKQILRQQLGFDGVVFSDDLAMEGATGIGSFTQRAEAAFNAGCDMALVCNHRKGAIQVLDELSHDYINATSNRRLATMLMSQRADNKAWAQLQQSTRWNEAQKQLEKYHEQ